The following are encoded together in the Fibrobacter sp. genome:
- a CDS encoding MotA/TolQ/ExbB proton channel family protein produces MNNSIPLVQMVLQSDIATIVVLCILAVMSLGSWGIIIVKYITYLKNKHANAEFFRKFNEVTQFVELQELCEKAEDSALRRLTAEVLKEASKFSNFVSYDSIQHRASLLEDTIQRSIEGLRLVEDKYLSFLATSSNLAPFFGLLGTVWGIMIAFFQIGQHGSADLSVVAPGIAMALITTVGGLVVAIPASAGYNYFTSCNGQNEISYFNFGSQVLSLFKRGDLLALEEVAG; encoded by the coding sequence TTGAACAATTCCATTCCTCTTGTACAGATGGTGCTGCAGTCAGACATTGCCACCATCGTTGTCCTTTGCATATTGGCGGTTATGTCCCTGGGGTCTTGGGGTATCATTATCGTCAAGTACATTACTTACTTAAAGAACAAGCACGCCAATGCCGAATTTTTCCGCAAGTTTAACGAAGTGACCCAGTTCGTGGAACTCCAGGAACTATGCGAAAAGGCCGAAGACAGTGCTCTGCGCCGCCTGACAGCCGAAGTGTTAAAAGAAGCATCCAAGTTCAGTAACTTTGTGAGTTATGACTCCATTCAGCACCGCGCCTCCCTCCTGGAAGATACTATCCAGCGCTCTATCGAAGGGCTCCGCCTTGTAGAAGACAAGTACCTGAGCTTTTTGGCCACCAGTTCTAACCTGGCGCCCTTCTTTGGCTTGCTCGGTACCGTGTGGGGAATCATGATTGCGTTTTTCCAGATTGGTCAGCACGGATCTGCCGACCTTTCCGTGGTGGCTCCCGGTATCGCCATGGCCTTGATTACTACAGTGGGCGGCCTTGTGGTGGCAATCCCTGCCTCTGCGGGCTACAACTACTTTACCAGCTGTAACGGCCAGAACGAAATCTCTTATTTCAACTTCGGTTCCCAGGTGCTGAGCTTGTTTAAGCGTGGCGACCTGTTGGCTCTCGAAGAAGTGGCGGGCTAG
- a CDS encoding biopolymer transporter ExbD, which translates to MKRSRGKELKQEMNLTNMIDIVFSILIVFIISAPLMSQGVKVDLPKAEAPTMEQEKLLKVSITKDDEIYIADMMVDFDSFNSVFQSLWNGEMAVVINSDESVRYGLVMQVVTQVQKLGVTKLGFLTMNPKETPGK; encoded by the coding sequence GTGAAGCGTAGCCGCGGAAAAGAACTGAAGCAGGAGATGAACCTCACGAACATGATTGATATCGTGTTCTCGATTCTGATTGTGTTCATTATTTCTGCTCCCCTTATGAGCCAGGGCGTCAAGGTGGACCTGCCCAAGGCCGAAGCCCCTACCATGGAACAGGAAAAGCTTTTGAAGGTGTCCATCACCAAGGACGACGAAATCTACATCGCCGACATGATGGTGGATTTTGACAGCTTCAATAGCGTGTTCCAGTCCCTCTGGAATGGCGAGATGGCGGTGGTCATCAACTCCGACGAATCTGTTCGTTATGGTCTAGTAATGCAGGTGGTGACCCAGGTGCAAAAGCTGGGCGTAACAAAGCTCGGCTTCTTGACCATGAACCCCAAAGAAACTCCGGGTAAATGA
- a CDS encoding TonB C-terminal domain-containing protein codes for MKKFQDRIQYFSSDVDSTLVKIIVCAVVFHLTIVGICIAFHYVNLKPEPEQIPVFEMVQVSEPAPPAPPKTQPPPPKPKPKPKVNKRLPPEIKPEPKEKPEVVDEDPKPPEPTPEPVDDFPVDDMDLPVALEAPSLDPVGSVDMDPLMQVYLEQLKKIIMSNFRPPKDLKVGRDAKTTVQFTVDRFGKISAVILKKSSGNKAWDHLSVRAIQISKVPELPFNYRAPNLVLNFNFTPN; via the coding sequence ATGAAGAAGTTCCAGGACAGGATACAGTATTTTTCCTCCGATGTAGATTCTACATTGGTGAAGATTATCGTGTGCGCCGTGGTGTTCCACCTGACCATCGTGGGAATCTGTATCGCTTTCCATTACGTGAACTTGAAGCCCGAGCCGGAGCAGATTCCCGTGTTCGAAATGGTGCAGGTGTCCGAGCCCGCGCCGCCTGCGCCGCCCAAGACGCAGCCCCCACCACCAAAGCCAAAGCCCAAACCCAAGGTCAACAAGCGGTTGCCGCCGGAAATAAAGCCCGAGCCCAAGGAAAAGCCGGAGGTGGTAGACGAAGATCCGAAACCGCCCGAGCCCACGCCGGAACCGGTGGATGATTTCCCGGTAGACGACATGGACTTGCCTGTGGCGCTTGAAGCCCCGAGTCTTGATCCTGTGGGTTCTGTGGACATGGACCCCCTGATGCAGGTGTACCTGGAACAGCTCAAGAAGATTATCATGAGCAATTTCAGACCTCCCAAGGATTTGAAGGTGGGCCGCGATGCCAAGACCACAGTGCAGTTTACGGTGGACCGATTCGGAAAAATTTCGGCGGTGATTCTCAAGAAGTCTTCAGGCAACAAGGCCTGGGATCACCTGTCGGTGCGTGCTATCCAGATTTCCAAGGTGCCGGAGTTGCCCTTCAATTACCGAGCTCCGAATTTGGTACTGAATTTCAACTTTACGCCTAACTGA
- a CDS encoding PD40 domain-containing protein, which produces MRENLKRFVWGLVLALACVFPQGVFASIDTIAVDVGISVFKTTPIGIVPFEEKPGIDWIEERPHQILTRDANLSGRFDVVASEKFNLALFSRSKAKHYMTGKVEPTSDGRLAVDCYLYVSQSKTLLLGERYTVPQKELRRAMHAFFDKVIYQLWGERGVASTRIAYVSKIDGVKQVVVSDYDGFHRSQITRDSTISMMPVWTRGNKGLVYVNFKTNRPRLYTKNFGRPEKPLFEQFDQTYSPAVNPVNGELLFSSSKDGKTDLYLGNMETGKARKFAYLKSNQTSPAWSPYATEVLFTSDRGGGPQIFVMGKDGSDLRRVTFMGRYNERASWSPEGDRIAYTSMDNGKMNIYTCALDGSDIVQLTNNAGNNEHPSWSPDGKLIAFSSNRSGTYQIYIMRKDGSNVTRITQAGENTAPTWSWFYDENKPQPKEGSK; this is translated from the coding sequence ATGAGAGAAAATTTGAAAAGGTTTGTTTGGGGGCTTGTCCTTGCCTTGGCCTGTGTTTTCCCGCAGGGAGTGTTTGCCTCTATCGATACTATTGCCGTAGATGTGGGAATTTCTGTTTTCAAGACTACGCCCATAGGCATTGTTCCCTTTGAAGAAAAACCGGGTATAGATTGGATTGAAGAAAGACCTCACCAGATTTTGACTCGCGATGCGAACCTTTCGGGACGCTTTGACGTGGTGGCTTCTGAAAAGTTCAACTTGGCCCTGTTCAGCCGTTCCAAGGCGAAACATTACATGACGGGTAAGGTGGAACCCACTAGCGATGGCCGCCTTGCCGTGGATTGCTACCTGTATGTGTCCCAGTCCAAGACGCTCCTTTTGGGAGAACGCTATACGGTGCCCCAGAAGGAACTTCGTCGGGCTATGCATGCCTTTTTTGACAAGGTGATTTACCAGCTGTGGGGTGAGCGTGGCGTGGCCAGCACCCGCATTGCATACGTTTCGAAGATTGACGGCGTGAAGCAGGTGGTGGTGTCCGACTACGATGGATTCCACCGCTCCCAGATTACCAGGGATTCTACCATCAGCATGATGCCGGTGTGGACCCGCGGTAACAAGGGCCTTGTGTACGTGAACTTCAAGACCAACCGTCCGAGGCTTTACACCAAGAACTTTGGCAGGCCCGAAAAACCCCTGTTCGAACAGTTCGACCAGACTTACAGCCCTGCGGTGAATCCCGTGAACGGGGAACTTTTGTTCTCCTCTTCTAAGGACGGCAAGACGGACCTGTATCTTGGCAACATGGAGACGGGCAAGGCCCGCAAGTTTGCCTACCTGAAGAGCAATCAGACCAGCCCTGCCTGGAGCCCGTATGCTACCGAGGTGTTGTTCACCAGCGATCGTGGCGGTGGCCCCCAGATTTTTGTGATGGGCAAGGACGGAAGCGACTTGCGTCGGGTGACCTTCATGGGCCGCTACAATGAACGCGCCAGCTGGTCCCCCGAAGGCGACCGCATTGCCTACACCTCCATGGACAACGGCAAGATGAACATTTACACCTGCGCTCTGGATGGTAGCGACATTGTGCAGCTCACCAACAACGCAGGTAACAACGAACATCCCTCCTGGTCGCCGGATGGCAAGCTCATTGCCTTTTCTAGCAACCGGAGCGGCACGTACCAGATTTATATTATGCGGAAAGACGGAAGCAACGTGACCCGCATTACCCAGGCCGGCGAGAACACTGCGCCTACATGGTCCTGGTTCTACGATGAAAATAAACCACAACCTAAAGAAGGATCCAAATGA
- a CDS encoding OmpA family protein, whose protein sequence is MKNIVKIALISSAACLALVACAKKQQPQTDPAAEAAPAAAAQDSASAAMTQAQADSLAAEQARLEAERLEAERARLEALINQIMSEDVYFDFDRSELTEKAKELLAQVGELLLKEKRFTITIEGHTDARGTEDYNFTLGAKRAMKVKEFLAAYGIENSRMESVSYGKEAPKAQGETEEAYSQNRRANFRVNIKQ, encoded by the coding sequence ATGAAAAACATCGTCAAGATTGCATTGATTTCTAGCGCTGCCTGCCTTGCCTTGGTGGCGTGTGCCAAGAAGCAGCAACCCCAGACCGACCCTGCTGCCGAAGCCGCTCCTGCCGCTGCCGCCCAGGATTCCGCAAGCGCTGCCATGACTCAGGCCCAGGCTGATTCCCTGGCCGCCGAACAGGCCCGCCTGGAAGCGGAACGGCTTGAAGCAGAACGCGCCCGCTTGGAAGCGCTTATCAACCAGATTATGTCCGAAGACGTTTACTTTGACTTTGACCGCTCGGAACTCACCGAAAAGGCCAAGGAACTTTTGGCACAGGTGGGCGAACTGTTGCTGAAGGAAAAGCGCTTCACCATTACCATCGAAGGCCACACCGATGCCCGCGGTACAGAAGATTATAACTTTACTTTGGGTGCAAAGCGCGCCATGAAGGTGAAGGAATTCTTGGCCGCTTACGGTATCGAAAATAGCCGTATGGAATCGGTGAGTTACGGTAAGGAAGCTCCGAAGGCTCAGGGCGAAACTGAGGAAGCTTATTCCCAGAACCGCCGTGCCAACTTCCGCGTGAATATCAAGCAGTAG
- a CDS encoding tetratricopeptide repeat protein, whose translation MNMKKLAIGIVSIAFALVGCSKITMLRTEEMKAVGSDVQTGMQQGLDSAVLKLSAENDSLRAEMDSLKAQLDASALVQKRMMAEVTMLSRRMGDESERNDSRQEEIIYRLDMLLGKSDKILAKKVVVSGAPAAPISMDSLEREAEKLVEAEAMFNTARSDYHRGEYKLAYAGFKQVYEQMKTGELGENSLYWMALCLIDANQVEKAKKVFTSLADAFPEGQKVCTTMFKLAAIYSTEGNIDMQKQYLQKILNSKTCSTSGEFEQAAEILQEILEQETQAGPKAAEPSNGPEAAAPATEAQPAAPAPAP comes from the coding sequence TTGAACATGAAAAAACTTGCTATTGGAATAGTATCGATTGCGTTTGCGCTTGTCGGGTGCTCCAAGATCACCATGCTCCGTACCGAGGAGATGAAGGCTGTGGGTAGCGATGTGCAGACGGGTATGCAGCAGGGTCTGGATTCTGCCGTGCTGAAACTTTCTGCAGAGAACGATTCCCTGCGTGCGGAGATGGATAGCCTGAAGGCGCAACTGGATGCTTCTGCCCTGGTGCAAAAGCGCATGATGGCCGAAGTCACCATGCTGTCGCGCCGTATGGGTGACGAATCGGAAAGGAACGATTCCAGGCAAGAAGAAATCATCTACCGTTTGGACATGCTGCTGGGCAAGAGCGACAAGATTCTGGCCAAGAAGGTTGTGGTCAGTGGCGCTCCTGCGGCTCCCATTTCTATGGACAGCCTGGAGCGTGAAGCCGAAAAACTGGTGGAAGCCGAAGCCATGTTCAATACGGCCCGTTCCGACTACCATCGCGGTGAATACAAGCTGGCCTACGCCGGTTTCAAGCAGGTCTACGAACAGATGAAGACCGGCGAGCTAGGGGAGAATTCCCTGTACTGGATGGCGTTGTGCCTGATTGACGCCAACCAGGTGGAAAAGGCGAAGAAGGTGTTTACGAGCCTTGCGGACGCTTTCCCCGAAGGCCAGAAGGTCTGCACCACCATGTTCAAGCTGGCGGCTATTTACAGCACCGAAGGCAACATCGATATGCAGAAGCAGTACCTGCAGAAAATCCTGAACAGCAAAACTTGCTCTACTTCGGGAGAGTTCGAACAGGCGGCAGAGATTCTGCAAGAAATTCTGGAACAGGAAACTCAGGCCGGCCCCAAGGCCGCTGAGCCTTCGAATGGCCCTGAAGCTGCCGCACCTGCGACGGAAGCTCAGCCTGCTGCACCAGCGCCTGCTCCGTGA
- a CDS encoding thioredoxin domain-containing protein gives MKRLSLVAMAIFFASLVACNQASAGSSFNQQAKLDSLEKDFKQVKEEFEIIKYALDKRGISLEQARAEMEADNKVWDIPDEDSPVFGNTKNPKLTIVEFTEFQCPYCSRIAPTMKELNEKYGDKIKFVYKHFPLSFHANAPAAAAASIAAHKQGKFWEFRYALAPHSRELGDSIFVEIAKQVGLNVEQFKKDMVLDSAMQARIDKDFKLGVEVGVQGTPNFYINGKRQDRFSKELVEKMLKEAK, from the coding sequence ATGAAACGTCTCTCTCTCGTTGCTATGGCAATCTTCTTCGCAAGCCTCGTGGCTTGCAACCAGGCCTCCGCCGGATCCTCCTTCAACCAGCAGGCCAAGCTGGACTCCCTGGAAAAGGATTTCAAGCAGGTCAAGGAAGAATTTGAAATCATCAAGTACGCCCTCGACAAGCGCGGAATCTCCCTGGAACAGGCCCGTGCCGAGATGGAAGCGGACAACAAGGTCTGGGACATTCCCGACGAAGACAGCCCGGTCTTTGGCAACACCAAGAACCCGAAGCTCACGATTGTTGAATTTACCGAATTCCAGTGCCCGTACTGCAGCCGTATCGCTCCTACTATGAAGGAACTGAACGAAAAGTACGGTGACAAGATCAAGTTCGTCTATAAGCATTTCCCCCTGAGCTTCCACGCCAACGCTCCGGCTGCAGCGGCTGCTTCTATCGCCGCCCACAAGCAGGGCAAGTTCTGGGAATTCCGTTATGCCCTCGCTCCCCACAGCCGCGAACTGGGCGATTCCATCTTTGTTGAAATCGCCAAGCAGGTGGGCCTGAACGTGGAACAGTTCAAGAAGGACATGGTTCTCGACTCCGCCATGCAGGCTCGTATCGACAAGGACTTCAAACTGGGGGTTGAAGTCGGGGTTCAGGGTACGCCTAACTTCTACATCAACGGCAAGCGCCAGGACCGCTTCAGCAAGGAACTGGTGGAAAAGATGCTGAAAGAGGCTAAGTAA